Below is a genomic region from Betta splendens chromosome 8, fBetSpl5.4, whole genome shotgun sequence.
ACTCGGTAACATTATACTAGATGCACCATCAAAACAAATAGTGATTTTTAAAGAAGTGTATTTAGGGGTGGCACAGCACGGCCTCACAGTTTAACTAACATTTTCTTCTTTCCAGCACCCTGGAGAGCATCCACAGTGTCATGTTCTATTTGGTGTGTCTGGTCCCCTTGTGTGTGGCCACTATGCAGATTTTGGCTTGGAGGCCATTTTCCATTCGTAACAGTCACACAGTCGATGCAAAGTATATTGAAAGTTAATTCAATTTTTTATCAGTTAAAGCAAGGTAGTTGGAAATCTATATTCTTTGTGAAGAAATCATGCCAAAGGTTTTTGTTCGGAAGAATTTAGGGTATTTTTGATGTAGTTAATCAATATGTTCATATTTAAATGACTAGTGAACAACTGTAAGCCTTGGTGTGCTCCCAGATGCCCAGATGTTTTATAAATATCAAAGTTGAAGAAAATGTATCTCAACGACTGATATGGTGAGAAATGATCTGTGCAAACAGGACACAGCTTCATCTACAGCAACAGTCAACGTGTTCTTAAaggtttttttattctttcaactGCTTCATAGAGCAATAATTGTGAGGTGTGAGTCTGATATTTGGCTCATCAGGTGAGTCATGCTTTCCATGGGCTAtgttggaaaatgtttttttttccagatgtgTTAATTCCTTAAgatgactgtactgtatgctgtgaAAGAGGACCAGTTCCTCAGAAGGTATGTTAAAAATAGTGTTGGATGATTACAAAGAGTCACTCTAGGTTAAAAAAAATGGTTATTGTTTTACATTCTTtacatatatattacatatacatTCAATACAATACATTCAAGTTCTGTTGTTAATGATAAGGGTAACACCAAATTAAAACTATTCAGCCTTAGAACTAGAGCAGCTATTACACATCATTGTTTTTGTACCAGAGTAGAGACAGGAAGCTGCGCATGACATGGCTCAGTTTAAAAAATGGAATTTCCTCGTTCAAGGGTTTGCTTTAGAATAGTGAGAAGGGGAGACGAAAGGAACAAATTAATTAAGACTGTCAACTGTAAGGATGTAAAACCACAAATAATGTGTCACATAAACATCACTACTATTCTACTGCTTTCTCGAATGTGTTAAAAATCAATGAAATCCCATATTTTTTCAGCATTTAAGTGGTAACTTAAATTAGTCAAATCCATTGAGAAGAAGATGCAAATGCAACTTATTTTcaggttttgtttagttttattctATAAGAAAACCGATGCACTTCGAATATAAACAGGATGTTGTGACAGTGCCCACAAGCAGGATGGTGAAAGGTGCCTTACTGTAAAGAACCTCTTGAATGTGCTTTATTAAATATGCAATGATCTGTATGTCTTTTGAATCTTTCTGGGGTTATACAGTATTCGCCTTGAAATCTTGTGGTTGGGATCAGGACGTTTtgattaaaaacacttttttacaACTTTTTGGtggtttctgctgtttttcacaGATAATAACATACAATAAATTAGGAAATTTCTGGAATAATATGTAAGTATGTCCTGAATTTAGCTTTTTTATCCCCAAACACTGATCTTATTTCTGAGAAATGTAAATCTCATTCCAGAAGCCATAAAAAACCTGAATCTGCACAGCAGCTTCATTGTGGTGTTTGTTTATCCATTGAGAAATGTTGAGCAAGCGCATAAATAACTTTTGCTGATTCATTCAGTTCACTGGCTACAATAGATTCAGGATTCTTCATCCAGTCGGGATGATGAAGGTCTGGTCCTGTCCTTCGATACTATCCTGTGCAGGTGTTAGACATTCTGATAAATGTCATCATTCGAGTCGGTAAAGTCAGTACTTGCAGCCTGCAAAGAGACTGCAGTAAGACACTATTCGTGTTCAGAATGCCATGAAAACGACAATGGCAGACTTTGAGATAGGCAGGAAAGTACAGAGCTGCTGGAACACAAACCATGCAGAAGTTTCACTCTTGCCCAACCCAACCATAACTTGTTGCAACAAGACCTACCTCAACCTTGTCTCTGCCcacactttgtttttttcttcccgTATTCCTATTGCTGTACATTTCTTCTAGTACATCACGAAACTGTGTTCTCCTTTTAGCTGCTTTTTTATCGGAGGTGGTCTGTTAATATAAAAGCAGATATAAAATCTTTATGtattaattttgttttaaaaaaatgaaagtattATGTATGATGATGTTATGTTGTAACTATTCAGTAATTAGTGAAACTCTTAGTTcctttttatcatttttcttCTGTGAGCTTTTTCCTGATTTAGTAAACAGTCAAGTAATGTAACAAacattaaatcaatcagatacTTGTACAACCTTATCAGTTTCTTCTGCCTTTGTGGATTTGCTCCGATTGCAGCCACACTAGAACAGAGAAGAGTGGGTTCCTTTGTCATTCGTCCACTTTTACTATTTAGAGTTGTGTTCATGAAGTGAACAGCACTTTGTGAACACATTATATGAATGTTAACATGTAGTGAAGATGtttaccttttttattataAGTGACAGTATTACAATGCTGTATATGCTTAACAGCACAAATGATAGCCACAAGAGAATGTACTTCACTAATCGTGTTCCATGTcctaaatacaaaaacaaactgtgagTCTCCAATTAGAAGCCAAGAGTCTAAATATGGTTGAAGTTGAGTTTTTCTCTCTTACCTCTTACTATCAGTGTTGTACCTTCTCCTACATACTGTCGGTTCCGCGTTGATTCCCTAGGCCACATTGCAGCACAGTAGTAGATCCCGCTGTCGTTGTTGTTAACTGATTTGATGTGTAAAGATCCTCCAACCAGGTTATATTTTAATGGGGCTCCAGTCAGGTTGACATGATAATGGCTGTGTTCTTTGAATACAAACCACTCATAGTGCACGTGCTTGTTTGAACAGGACACACCACATTGGAGCTCAGCAGACTGCCCGACTTTCTGCCCAATCTCCTTGGCTGGACGAAATTTGCAGTTTTCCATTGTAATGCTCTCTGgaaacaataaaagacaaattACAGATATTTTAAATACTCAAATCATGTTTCAAAATAACCACTGAACTGCTACAACTAGAGCTGTGATATCTAATTTACTGGTATATTGTTTTTTAGAACACTGAATCGATTAAAGATTTAGTAAGCAATGCCTATAATGGCAGAAGAGACAAAAATAACATCTTACCTATCAAAAGTAGATCAGTGagcagagaaaataaaagaaaacggCCCATGTCCATGTACAATTTGACAGATTACTCGATGTCTTCTAAACTGTTCTAAACCCTAAAGGAGAAGTGAGTTTATTGCACTTCCTCAATACTCAGTCCCTTCTTATGTTTTCTGTGCCGTGCAACACTGTGGAGTTTTATGACATAATGACgagacagttttttttctgacaGTAACAAAAATGTAAAGCTTTTTTGACTACTGGTTATCATtgatcatttttaatttaacagaTGCAGTACAGTAACAATGTGTTAAACTCTTTAGAGTTAGCCTCACAAAGACATTAAAAATGGCACAGCATTTGTaccaaatacatttatttttattgaataatacattacacacaataacaaaaactacatttttactgtaatttaattaaattttgtgTGTTGTATAGTTTCAAATTTGTCATTTAAATTTTGTtataatacacaaaataaaTCGAAGCATAATTATaagtaatatatatttttgtctcCTTACGGAAATCTCTACATTTTAGTTCCCTTCTTCAAACTCTTTGCGGGCGGGCCGACTTGCGCTGTCAGTCAATCTTTGGTCCAATCAAAGCCCGCCTCTGCGTTTTCCCACGCCCCCTTCCACGTCGACCTGCAATCTCgccatatttttaatcttgtctgcATCCCGCAGCCCGGATTGCCATCAAGTTAGAAAGGACTGATCACGACAGTATTAATGCGATAAAAGCATCTGATTCGGAGCAGAACAATTCTTGCGTTGACCTCCTCAGCTGTGTCTGGTGACTCATTCTGCAAAAATGAACATCTTTAGACTCACAGGGGACCTCTCTCATCTGGCTGCTATCATCATCCTGCTGCTTAAAATATGGAAAAGCAGGTCGTGTGCAGGTGAGCCGAAGCTACGTGgttgctgctgcatctgctacAGCAGCGGTGTCCTAAAAATGCCGATCAACTTGGCTTTTCTATAATTGCTTAAAATACTTGTTCTGGCTTTATCTCTTCTTAGCATTAAGCTTTGGGCTAGCGTGTTAGCTACATGCTAACTTTCCTCACTCATTCATTTgagacactgtaaaaaaaacattaataggAAGTG
It encodes:
- the si:ch211-139g16.8 gene encoding immunoglobulin superfamily member 6 translates to MDMGRFLLFSLLTDLLLIESITMENCKFRPAKEIGQKVGQSAELQCGVSCSNKHVHYEWFVFKEHSHYHVNLTGAPLKYNLVGGSLHIKSVNNNDSGIYYCAAMWPRESTRNRQYVGEGTTLIVRGHGTRLVKYILLWLSFVLLSIYSIVILSLIIKKCGCNRSKSTKAEETDKTTSDKKAAKRRTQFRDVLEEMYSNRNTGRKKQSVGRDKVEAASTDFTDSNDDIYQNV